The Flavobacterium psychrophilum genome includes a region encoding these proteins:
- a CDS encoding bacteriocin-protection protein, translated as MKPHFFETQDDFRQWLDKHHTTETELLVGFYKVGSGKPTMTWPESVDQALCYGWIDGIRKSLNTDSYTIRFTPRKASSIWSAINIDKMENLIAKKLVEPAGLEAYEKRTESKSRVYSHERTEDAVLPAEMENEFKANAAAWEFFNKQAPYYKKTVIHLIVSAKQEKTRQSRFEKLLKASAEGKRL; from the coding sequence ATGAAACCTCATTTTTTTGAAACGCAAGACGATTTCCGGCAATGGCTGGATAAACATCACACAACGGAAACTGAATTGCTTGTTGGTTTCTACAAAGTGGGCAGTGGTAAGCCTACTATGACATGGCCGGAGTCGGTAGATCAGGCGTTGTGTTACGGCTGGATAGACGGCATACGTAAATCTTTAAATACAGATAGCTATACTATACGTTTCACGCCTAGAAAGGCTTCGAGTATCTGGAGTGCCATAAACATCGATAAGATGGAAAACCTTATCGCAAAGAAGCTTGTCGAGCCTGCCGGTCTTGAAGCTTACGAAAAACGTACAGAAAGTAAATCTAGGGTATATTCGCATGAACGTACAGAAGACGCCGTACTGCCCGCTGAAATGGAAAATGAATTTAAAGCCAACGCAGCGGCCTGGGAGTTTTTTAATAAACAGGCGCCTTACTACAAGAAAACGGTAATCCATTTGATTGTATCTGCCAAACAGGAAAAGACAAGGCAGTCCCGTTTTGAAAAGCTGTTAAAAGCCAGTGCAGAAGGCAAGAGGTTGTAA
- a CDS encoding HAD family hydrolase: protein MNIKVIAFDADDTLWVNEPFFQETEKKFYELMRDYLPAHSLAKELFKIEIDNLDVYGYGIKAYILSMIEAALHISENTISVAAIGKIIEYGKDMLEKPVELLDGVEEALKVLHGKYKLVVATKGDLKDQHRKLHDSGLGHYFHHIEVMSDKQKIDYEKMLKRLEIEPSEFLMIGNSLKSDVLPVLEIGGHACHIPFHTTWLHEQIDHTIVHENFKEAENIAQLLPLLLS from the coding sequence ATGAATATTAAAGTTATTGCTTTTGATGCCGATGATACCCTTTGGGTAAACGAGCCGTTTTTTCAGGAAACCGAAAAGAAATTCTACGAGCTCATGAGAGATTACCTCCCGGCACACAGCCTTGCTAAAGAACTTTTTAAGATTGAGATTGATAATCTTGATGTTTATGGCTACGGTATTAAAGCCTATATTTTAAGCATGATCGAGGCAGCCCTGCATATCTCTGAAAACACTATTAGTGTTGCCGCTATAGGCAAAATTATAGAATACGGTAAAGATATGCTGGAAAAGCCTGTAGAACTGCTTGATGGCGTGGAAGAAGCCCTGAAAGTCCTGCACGGCAAATACAAACTCGTGGTTGCTACCAAAGGTGATTTAAAAGATCAGCACAGAAAACTACATGATTCAGGCTTAGGACATTACTTTCACCATATTGAGGTAATGTCAGACAAGCAAAAGATAGACTATGAAAAGATGCTGAAAAGACTCGAGATTGAACCATCGGAATTTTTGATGATAGGTAACTCGCTAAAATCAGATGTATTGCCTGTACTGGAAATAGGAGGGCATGCATGCCATATTCCGTTTCACACTACATGGCTGCACGAACAGATAGACCACACTATCGTACACGAAAATTTTAAGGAAGCAGAAAACATAGCGCAACTGTTGCCGTTGCTGCTTTCGTAA